Below is a genomic region from Primulina eburnea isolate SZY01 chromosome 9, ASM2296580v1, whole genome shotgun sequence.
ACTCAAACCATGCTAGCTGAATATGGAATCAATCAAAGGATTTGGGCAAATTCTATCAATATTGCATGTTATACATAGAACAGAGTAGTGATTAAcatgaataatgaaaatactctCTATGAGATCTGGACTAGAAAACAATCAGAAATATCATATTTCCGCATATTTATTTATAAGTGTTTCATTAACATTAATGGCAAAACTCATTTAATCTCTTTTGATGCTAAATATTATGTTGGAGTATCTTAAGCTATGTTCTTAGGATATTATTTTgttagtaaagcttatagaATACATATTTATAAAACTCTAACCGTTGAATAATATGTGCATATAgtatttgatgaatcttctATTTGTCATGATAATAGTAGTAGCAATATCCTGATATTCCAAAAATCAAAATCTTCTTTAGAGAAAATTAAAAACTTTTTGAATGATGCcataaatgatattttgttcAGGGACAGGAAtgaactgctctgataccacttgttaagATCAAAGCTAAAATTTAGAGGGGAATGAATAAATGTACCCAAAAATATTTCGATTGGATTAGCAAATTGAAATTTGATTCTTGTCAGTAAGGTTTTCAGAAAGTTAATTAGTGTACCTGTACGGAAGTAGGCTTGTTGAAAATGGTTGAACAAATGACTCCATAAAACTGGGTGTAGAAAACTGAAACGTGAATTTTTTTtggatgtttggagattttCTATACGGAAGGCttgcactaaaagactttgataatTATAAGCAGTTTGAAATCACCCACTTCAGCAACACTTAAACACTGTCTGACTGAACCTCATAATAAAAACTCTGATCTAAATAATTTTGAGAACCAAGACTTCTTACTTTCAATtacaaatagtactgaaaaatTCTAAGCAAGAATTTGATCCTTGAACTGATATGATAATGAATTAGTTGAGTGTGCTGATTTTCAGTTGGGCTTTAAAATCTTAATCCGGAGATTATCAGTTTTCTTTGTATGATTGAGAGTTGGAACTATATATTGATTCAAGTCAACTTATCTATTTATACCTTCAATTAGCAACGGTAATATGTTCCAAATATATCCGTTCATGACTGTGGATGTTTTGTTGCCAGGTCATCATCCTTTTTGATATATGCAGCTGATTGCTCGCACGCTCAAGTTCTAATTTCTGAATTAGCCGATGAATGAATTCGGAGGAAGCAGTTCCTAAATTAGGGGCAAAAGGAATTGTGTAGATGGAATGGAAGAGGAGAAGCACAAAGACTTTTATGTGTACAGTGTAACATCAGCATTCATAATGAAattgactaaattaaattacaaaaaattagaAGATATGATACTAAGATTCAAATTTGATAACATAAATCGACGATAAAAAATCGCTAATTGACAAACATATAAAACTAAAAATGCAATTTttcttatatttattttagaaatgaagaaaaattagaagatgCGATACTAATATTCAAATTTGATAACATAAATCGACGATCAAAATCTCTAATTGACAAACATATAAAACTAAAAATGCAATTTttcttatatttattttagaaaTTACGAAAAATTAGAAGATGTGAtactaaaatttaaatttgataacataAATCGACGATCAAAATCTCTAATTGACAAACATATATAACTAAAAATGCAATTTttcttatatttattttagctaCACAGTGCCCAACgcctaaaatattaaaaaataatttccaTCAAACTATGTTATAACAAtactaaatatatttttctaactATGATATGTTCCCCTGTGATACTATTTTAGTGTATTCAAATACTATTGAGagagttaaatttttttttccaaagttTGATCAATATTTTTTTGCTAACCAATTTATTTGCCATATATTCACATCGATTCAGCATCTCCATATTTGAATCATTTTTTGACTTTTGACATCTATTTTTTTAGCAAGATAATTTTTCTAGCTAGTTTTGGGATATCTCCATTACCAAGTGATATAAGAATGGGGAAAAATACTGAATTTTCGGTATATCGAGGTGTTACCGTACCgaaaaatatcaaatttattgAAATTTTTGGTATACTAAAATTTTCAGTACAGTGTGACACCGATACCGAACTATTCAGTATGATAATGGTATGAAACAACTCGGCTCATAGTTGAGAATTTAAGCTGTTGTGAAGTCTTATATCTGTCACCTAACCTTACAACTAGCTAGAGGACTGGATGCTGGACCTCAACTTATTAAAAAGATAACAGGCTTCAGAAATAACAGGATCTGAGACATTGTTGCAAAGATAACGGATGAAGAAGTCGCACATGTTGCGGTTGATCGAAGTTTATTGCTGTTCATTGATGTCTTGGATCTCCAGATATATGTTGCGGTTGATGTTTATTGTCTCGATGAATTTGTTTTGTATATATCTTTCATGCTCTCTTTGACTGTCTTGAGAGAtttgtttagtattgatgaTCACTGTTGGTCTTGGAATTACaagaaaatgaatttttttacaTATACATTCGGAATAATGGTATTTTACCGATATCATAACGAAACTTTAGCATACCGACTTTTCGGTATCGGTAGTAATGATATCATTTTTCTCATAATGGTATTTTCGGTAATACGATATCCGAAATTTCGATACAATATACCGTATCGACTAACTCTAAGCAAAGTTAAGATAACAAAATCGGATAAATATTAATTGCTAGATTTAAACTAGTTTGTTACTTGCCTTGAATGTCCAACGTAAGACAAATTTCAGTCGCATTTAGTATCGaaatccatatttttatttatttatttgtcttTATAtatctgtatatatatatatatatatatatatatatatatatatgtatgtatacatatatatatgtgtgtgtgtgtatatatatatatataatagataCATGGGCTTTTTGGTAAAGGAAAAAGACATGCGTaggaaatatataaaatataaattagcCTAATTTTGCTGGTGAAGCAACTAGGCAAAGAGGAACTTTCTTATGCATTGTGATCCCCGGTTGTTCTTCCATACTTATATTCTCCGCTAGAATTCCCTTCGGAAGTTCCCAATCAAACTGAAATAAAAGATTTGCAAGAGTTAGCTCGACAATCGATATAGCAAAACTAATTCCGGGACAACCCCTTCTTCCAGCACCAAAGGGTAATAGCTCGAAATGTTGTCCTCGAAAATCAATATCTCTGTTTAGAAATCTATCAGGCCAGAATTCTTCAGGGTTTTTCCAATAATTCGGATCCATTCCAATTGCTGCTGCGTTGAAAATCACTCTTGTTTTTGTAGGGATTTCGTATTTGTTGGAAATGGTACAGTCTTGGATAGTTTCTCTAGGGATCATTAACGGGGCTGGCGGATGGAGCCGGAGCGACTCTTTTACGGTTAGTTTGAGGTACGGGAGCTTGTTGATGTCGTTTTCTTCTACTTTTAACTTCCCTTTGCATATGTTTCTCACTTCTTGTTGAGCTTTTTCTTTAACTCTTGGATTTCTTATGAGTTCCGCCATTGTCCATATGATGGTTGCAGTTGAAGTATCGCTTCCAGCCACGAATACATCCTGAAATGTTCATATCTCATGGATTAATCTTTAGTGCTAAATGAAAATCCAAAGGGTGTGGGTATGATAAGGAATTTCaaacaatatatatttttcagaacaaaaacttgtgtgagacggtctcacgggtcgtatttgtgagacgaatatcttatttgggtcatccataaaataatattattttttattattaatatagataggattgacccgtcttacagattaggatccgtgagacggtctcatatgagactcactccttTTTCAGATATCAAACGGCCCCTATATCTTCATGATCAAAATAATTAAGCCGCCAATATCGTCCAAATTCCTAACCATCACACCAATTTTCATGCATGGATTGTTCCATATCTAGCTAGAGATATATTTTTAGTCATGTAAGTTGATATGTATTGGATATTAGTCAAGTTTTTATctactattttgatttatttcaaaatattgtttattttatatatgACTCATGcgacaaaaataattttttttatacgtattaaaatcatttataaaaaataattaaaaaaaacctATTTTGATTTGAAATGTTAGATAttgttttcctttgtttttCTCATTTATTTTTGCATATAAACatcaattattttataaaatatttaaaaaaacttttaatcaaatattttttcaccaaattaaaaatgattaaatcttAATTAAACGGAAACAAAAAATATCATAGAAGTGAGAAAAAACTAACATGGAAGAAGAAGCCTCAAATAGAAAATGAGAGAATAAAAAGAAGCTTACTATGAGTATACCCTTGATGTGTTCATTTTTCTTAATAATTGCTTGATTTgtatccattttaatttcaagcAACACATCAACAATATCTTCATAATCAGATTTAGCCCTTTTAGAAACCAGGTGTTCTTCCATCACTTTATCGAAAAACATGTCGAAATCCTCCAAATTCTTCCCGATCCTCTTGTCTACCCCATTAAATTTGTTAATCCAAGCCATCGATGGAAAGTAATCAGCAATATTAAATTCACCCAACAAGTGTTGTGTCTCAAGAAATATTTCTTGAAATTTTGCACTAATTTCATCGCTTTTACCGTGATCAAGATCACTCCTCGTCCCGAAGGCCACTCGACGAATAATGTTATTGATAAGGGAAAATATTGTCGCACTTAGATCAACAGGACTTTTTGTGTGAGtaactttattgatcatgagagccAACTCTTGATCCACTATTTTCTGAAAAGATTGGACTCTTTTAATAGTCAATAGTTCCAAAACTACGACTTTTCTTGCTTCTCTCCAGTATTCGCCGTATGGTGCTGATGATACCCCAATATGTCCCGGGCAGTTGATCCCGGGAATGCTAGGGTCATGGGTCAGGCCCATGAGCGATGCCCGGGTCAGGACAGCCCATCTCTCGAGTGGTTGATTCAGGACATAGCACCAGAGTTCTGGTATGACTTCTCTTCTGACATCTCGAAGCGAGGGAGGCATTTAATGATGTTGAAATACACGCGGCCGACCTattaacattaatgagtgaCTGGACAGATGGGATATGACCAATACATGATTTGACACGTCAGAACAATAGAGTGTAATCAGCCGCCCTAGTATATTTAATGCGCACGTCCCaaaaaacgaggtcatcattatttcctctactataaataccaggttttgcATTTATTCCTTCATTCAGATATTAATGAACATTTAACACACTCATTTATTgcacaccaatatcacagccatcacttggctacattggtttcttgtttgagtaccctgctgacttaagcatcggagtggccacgccggggaccccctccggcgcccattcacgtggttgttTTTCTTATTGGCAGATCTTTCAAAGGTCAACGAAGAATCTTCTTCCCAGTCCGCCGTCTTAGCTCATATTTCTTCCCGTATTCTTGATAGCTTACCTGGTAGAGTTACCGACCCGACTCCACTGTTCGACCCGGGtggcatcattggcgccgtctgtgggaaatctGAGTCCTAAGACGTGGATATGGCTCCTACTAGGAGAGCAAACCAAGACGCCTCTCGAGCCCCAGAGGAAAACAATACACGTCTCTCTGGCGCAGGTGGTCCCCCCCCTAATGATCCTCAACCCACCATTCATTTGACTCCCGAAGAATTGAAGAAAATCATAACCGATGCTGTCAACATGGCTAACGCCAAAAAGGCTGCTTCTCACCAGGCCAGTCAGCATGAACAGCAGCGTAAGCAAGCACAAGAGGAAGAGAGAAGGGAAGAAGAAAGGGAAAGCGCAGGTTCTAAATCCCCCACTATCGCTGGAGAATTGGAAGAATTAAGAAAAAAAGTGAAAGCATTGGAAGGGCAGGCTGTCTCCAAGGGCGGTATTTTCGTAATCAAAGGCTGCCCATTCTCTGACATCATCGTCCGGGAACCACTTCCCGGGCATTTCAAGTCGGCAAaaatcaaagattatgatggaaGCTCTGACCCTGAGGAACACCTGGCGCGTTTCGAAAATATGGCCATGTTGCACTGCTATGAGGACCCAATCAAATGTAAAGTATTTCTTACCACTCTGGTCGATTCTGCACAGAGATGGTTTGAAGGGTTGGCGCCACAAAGCATCtgttgctttgaagattttcaaaaagtGTTCTTGCATCAATTTAGCAGCAGTAAAAAGTACAAAAAGACCGCCTTCAGTTTATTCGAAGTAAAGCAAAGGCAAGATGAAACCCTGAGGGCTTATCTCAAAAGATTCAATCGGGTGGCCCTTGATGTGCCGACCTGTGCACCTGAGACAAAAACCACCGCATTTATGCAAGGGTTATGGGAAGGGGATTTCTTCCGATCCTTAACCAAAAAACTGCCTGAAAATTTTGAGGATCTCCTGTCACGAGCGGAGAAATACATCAATATGGAAGAAGCGCAAAACCAGAAAAGAGAGGCCTTGAAAAGAGCAAGAGGAGATCGGACTTACAAAACTGAAGAAAGAGCTCCTAAGAAAAGTGGTGGGGGTCATTTTCCCCATGTGCCTTTAAAGATGGCTCGGGACAGAGAGATTCAAGAGTGCAGGTCAAATGAAGTCCTTCCTCCCCGTTCAGAGGTCAGAATCTCCAAGCCAGAACAAAAAAGGTACTGTACCCTTCATAAAAATTGTGCTCACGACACTAATCAGTGCCGAGTCCTAGGAAGAAATGCTAATAGACGTCCCGTGTCCGCGCCTCACCCACCACGAGAACGATCTAAACAACCACCCTGGTTGTCCAGACGTTCATCGCTGAATATTCCCCAAAGAACGATGAGCACTTCAAGTGGAAGACGAGGAGGAGAAACGAGTACCCGGGAAGAGAGAATCAAGCCAGTGGGAGGAGAGGATCCTTCTCCGAGTCGAGGAGTAATCAAAATGATTTCAGGGGGAGCTACTGATGGCGACTCTAATCGGGCAAGGAAGGCAAGGGGTAGGAGGGAGTGTCTAGAAGTTGATAATAAAAGAAGAGACGAGCCGATTATAAGCTTTGGACCAGAAGATCTCCAAGGAGTGAGTTTACCTCACAATGATGCGCTGGTCATTCAGGCCCGCATCGCCAATTATGACGTGTTAAGAATTTTCGTGGATAATGGGAGCTCTGTCAATGTTATTTTCAAAGATGCCCTCATCCAAATGGATCTGCATGAATACCAGCTGGAAACTGTGGAAACCGCCCTGTTCGGGTTCGCTGGGCACGCCGTGTATCCAGAAGGGGAAATTGCTCTACCCCTGACTCTGGGCACTGGAGACTTGAGAAAAACTGTCATAACTACTTTCACAGTGGTGGACGCCCCATCTTCATATAATGTCATCATAGGGAGACCAGCCATGAATGAAATGAGAGCAGTGGCCTCGACGTACCACCAAAAGATCAAATTCCCAGTGAAAGGACAGGTCGGAGAAGTCAAGGGCGACCAGCCCTCTTCTCGAAGATGTTATGGAGAAACAGTCCGAATTGATCAGAAGAAGGCAAGAAGGGAAGGGAAGGGGAAAGAACACCAGGAAGAAGCCCGGGAAGGGGAAGTACACTTTGTGACGGAAGAAGAGCAAGAATCGGTGGAGATCGAGTCGGGAAAGACTATCCGGATAGCTCGGGACATCTGCGCCACCACCCGGGTAAAACTCTTGCAATGTTTAAAAACTAATGCCGATATCTTTGCTTGGTCTCAGCAGGAACTGACCGGGATCTCGCCCCAAGTGGCCGAGCATAGACTAAATATCCTCCCAGGGTCCCGGCCAATTAAGCAAAAAAAGCGACATTTCGGCCCGGAGAaagataaaataattgaaaaacaggTCGAAGCATTGCTGAGGGCTGGACAAATTAGGGAAGTCCATTTCCCTTCTTGGCTATCGAATGTAGTTCTCGTCCCAAAGTCTGCTGGGAAATGGAGAATGTGTGTAGATTTCAGAGATCTGAATAAAGCTTGCCCGAAGGATTGTTACCCACTCCCTCGGATTGATCAGCTAGTCGATTCCACTTCTGGGTGTGAAATCTTGAGTTTTTTGGATGCATATCAAGGATATCATCAGATCCCTTTAGCTACAGAAGATCAAGACAAAGCTAGTTTCGTCACGTCTGGGGGAACTTTCTGCTATGTTGTAATGCCTTTTGGACTAAAAAATGCAGGGGCTACATATCAACGACTGATGAATCTTGTCTTTCAAAAACAGATAGGCCGAAATATTGAagtatatgtggatgacattttGATTAAAACCCGAGAAGTCACCCATTTCATCGATGATCTGATCGAAACCTTCGCCACTTTGAAGCAGTATAGGATAAAACTTAACCCGGCCAAATGTGTGTTTGGGGTTAAGAGTGGCAAATTCTTGGGGTTCATGGTCACGGATCGAGGAATCGAAGTCAACCCAGAAAAAATCAGGGCCATCATGGATATGCCCTCTCCTCAGTCGGTTCGAGATGTGCAAAAACTGACAGGGAAAATTGCAGCCTTATCACGCTTCATTTCCCGATCTGCACACCGTAGCTATCCTTTCTTTCAAGTTCTGAGGAAAGCACAGAAATTCGGCTGGGATGATAACTGCGAGCAGGcctttcaaaatttgaaaaaacacTTGGCTGAATTGCCTGTCTTAGCAAAACCCGAGCCCGGAGAAAAATTGTGGGTCTATCTCTCAGCCACCGAAATTGCTGTTAGTTCCGTGCTCGTCAAGGAAGAAGGGACCGATCAGAAGCCTGTCTACTATGTCAGTCACGCCCTTCGCGGAGCCGAAATGAGATACAGTGAATTAGAAAAGATTGCTCTAGCTTTGGTAATGACTGCTCGAAAGTTGAGACCGTATTTCCTATCACATCCCATTGTGGTCCTCACTAATTCTCCTCTCGGCAGAATTATGACTCATGCAGAGGTCTCGGGGAGGATGATCAAATGGACTGTAGAACTCGGGGAATACGATATTGAGTATAAACCCCGGGCTGCAATAAAAGCACAAGCGCTATCAGATTTCTTAACAGAAATGATCCAGCCcgaggaagaaaaagtgtggaggGTATTTGTTGATGGCGCTTCAAACATAGCAGGATGCGGAGTGGGGGTCGTCTTGATCTCCCCACTCGAAGAAAGGATTAAATTGGCTTTAAGGATTGACTTTAGGGTCACGAATAATGAAGCAGAATACGAAGCTGTCTTGGCAGGGTTGCGTGCTGCCCGAGAGATTGGGGCATCCCGAATCATCATTTATTCCGACTCCCAGCTGATTACTCAACAAATTAAGGGAGCTTACGAAGTTAAGAATGAAAAGATGCTCAAGTACTTGAATCTTATCACTTCTCAAGCGTCATCCTTCACAGACTGGAGTATCGAACAGATTCCCCGGGAAGAAAACACCGAAGCCGACACATTGGCTAAATTGGCGGCTTCCTTGACAGAAGTAAGCACCCGGGAGATTCTCTATTGTTCGAAGCTCGTATCTTCGCTTGAAGAAAAAACACCCCCGCTGAGAGAAGACTCTTGGGTGACTCCTCTCATAGAATATATAAAGGAGGGAAAACTTCCAGAAGACCGGACCCAAGCTGTAAAGATCAGGAAGCAGGTACCCCGATTTGCCCTTTTAAATGATGTTTTATATAGGCGATCCTTTCAGGGCCCCTTACTCAAGTGCCTATCGGGGGAAGAGACAGAGTATGTCCTTCGGGAAATACATGAGGGATGTTGTGGGGAACATCTCGGGGGAACGGCTCTATCGCGGAAGGTTATTTTAGCAGGATTTTGGTGGCCCCAAGTAAACCAAGATGCTGCCCGGCTCGTCCAGAAATGCCAAGGTTGTCAACATCACTCTAATTTCCACCACCGCCCAACTGCTAACATGCAACCGATCTCCGCATCATGCCCTTTTGACCAATGGGGATTGGACATCGTGGGTCCCTTTCCGCCAGTTCGCGCCCAGAAGAAGTTCCTCCTGGTAGCCGTGGATTATTTTTCTAAATGGGTAGAAGCCGAGCCGTTGGCAAGAATCACCGAGGATGAAATCATGAAATTCTTATGGAAAAACATTGTCTGCCGATATGGCATCCCCAGGAAATTGATTTCAGACAATGGCAGACAATTCCAAGGAAAAAAGATTACCTCTTGGTGTCAGGAAATGAAGATTATGCAATCTTTTACCTCAGTAGCCTACCCTCAAGCCAATGGCCAGACAGAGGTAACCAACAGGATCATCGTGCAAGCTTTGAAAGCCCGGTTGCAGGGGAAAGGAAAAGATTGGGTAGAAGAATTACCCAGCGTCTTATGGGCTTATCGGACTACTCCTCGGACATCTACTCGGGAAACCCCATATGGTCTGGTTTATGGATCTGAAGCAGTCTTGCCAGTAGAAATCGGGCAATCTTCCACTCGAGT
It encodes:
- the LOC140840753 gene encoding strychnine-11-hydroxylase-like, whose product is MGLTHDPSIPGINCPGHIGVSSAPYGEYWREARKVVVLELLTIKRVQSFQKIVDQELALMINKVTHTKSPVDLSATIFSLINNIIRRVAFGTRSDLDHGKSDEISAKFQEIFLETQHLLGEFNIADYFPSMAWINKFNGVDKRIGKNLEDFDMFFDKVMEEHLVSKRAKSDYEDIVDVLLEIKMDTNQAIIKKNEHIKGILIDVFVAGSDTSTATIIWTMAELIRNPRVKEKAQQEVRNICKGKLKVEENDINKLPYLKLTVKESLRLHPPAPLMIPRETIQDCTISNKYEIPTKTRVIFNAAAIGMDPNYWKNPEEFWPDRFLNRDIDFRGQHFELLPFGAGRRGCPGISFAISIVELTLANLLFQFDWELPKGILAENISMEEQPGITMHKKVPLCLVASPAKLG